A genome region from Oryctolagus cuniculus chromosome 20, mOryCun1.1, whole genome shotgun sequence includes the following:
- the SRSF5 gene encoding serine/arginine-rich splicing factor 5 has translation MSGCRVFIGRLNPAAREKDVERFFKGYGRIRDIDLKRGFGFVEFEDPRDADDAVYELDGKELCSERVTIEHARARSRGGRGRGRYSDRFSSRRPRNDRRNAPPVRTENRLIVENLSSRVSWQDLKDFMRQAGEVTFADAHRPKLNEGVVEFASYGDLKNAIEKLSGKEINGRKIKLIEGSKRHSRSRSRSRSRTRSSSRSRSRSRSRSRKSYSRSRSRSRSRSKSRSVSRSPAPEKSQKRGSSSRSKSPASVDRQRSRSRSRSRSRSRSRSVDSGN, from the exons ATGAGCGGCTGTCGAGTGTTCATCGGGAGGCTAAATCCGGCGGCCAGGGAGAAAGACGTGGAGAGGTTCTTCAAGGGCTACGGACGGATAAGGGATATTGATCTGAAAAGGGGTTTTGGTTTCGTG GAATTCGAGGATCCCAGGGATGCAGATGATGCCGTATATGAACTTGATGGAAAAGAACTTTGCAGTGAAAG GGTAACTATTGAACACGCTCGGGCTCGGTCTCGAGGTGGAAGAGGTAGAGGACGATATTCTGACCGATTTAGTAGTCGCAGACCTCGAAATGATAGACG AAATGCTCCACCTGTAAGAACAGAAAATCGACTTATAGTTGAGAATTTATCCTCAAGAGTCAGCTGGCAG GATCTCAAAGATTTCATGAGGCAAGCTGGGGAAGTAACCTTTGCGGATGCACATCGACCTAAATTAAATGAAGG GGTGGTTGAGTTTGCCTCTTATGGTGATTTAAAGAATGCTAttgaaaaactttctggaaaggaaataaatgggagaaaaataaaattaatcgaAGGCAGCAAAAGACACAG TAGGTCAAGAAGCAGGTCTCGATCCCGGACCAGGAGTTCCTCTAGGTCTCGTAGCCGGTCTCGTTCCCGTAGTCGCAAGTCTTACAGCCGTTCAAGAAGCAGGAGCCGGAGCCGAAGCAAATCTCGTTCTGTTAGTAGGTCTCCTGCGCCTGAGAAGAGCCAGAAACGTGGTTCTTCAAGTAGATCTAAGTCTCCAGCATCTGTGGATCGCCAGAGATCCAGGTCCAGGTCCAGGTCCAGGTCCAGGTCCAGGTCCAGATCAGTTGACAGTGGCAATTAA